GCGGGCGGCTTGCTTCGTACTTAATCAGACTTCAGAGGCCAGCGTCCCTCGGAGACCTCCACCCAGTCGGGAAGAGCGGCCATCACCTCGGGGAGCATGTCATTCAGGGCGTTCTCGACCACCTCGATCGCCTTGGCACTGTCAGAGACGCCCAGCGGCTGGATTTCGATCTTGCAGTAGTAGCTGTAACGGTCTCGCGGGTCGAAGGCGAGGATGCGGATTTCCTCGGCACGGGCGGCGAAGTCGCCGTTGGCCGCAAACACATACATCACATGCATGTCCCGTGTCGGGTCCGATTCGCTGCCGTAGATGAACTGCCGCATCTCGATCTGTGACTTGGGAATGCGAACCTGCTCGCCATCAGGCAGGCTGGCAAAGTACCCGCCATGCTGCGTGTCTTCGGTCAGCCTGGACGAGTCAAGATTCATCACCGGGTAATCGCCGCCTCGGGCCACGAGACCGCCAGCAATGAAGCAGCGTTCGGGGACATGAGGCACGGTGTCCGCGGTCCCGGTGTAATACGCGACATGGAAGCGGACGATCGAGCCAATCGGCGCATCGTTAAGATACATCCCCAGCTCACGCTCGTTCTTGAAGTTCACGCCATCAGCGGAGTGCATCTCGGTGTTGACGTACATCCGGCTGATGTACTGCTCCGTGCCGAGTTCATCGACCACGTCCTTGGGCAGACGCTGGTCATCGATCAGCTTCCACGGGCCGATCTCGAAGGGAATCGCCGTGATCGGCGACCGCAGCGGAACCGCTTCCTTAAACAGCACCGTCCGGGTAAACGCGACAGCCTGGTTGAGCCCCGCCGTCGCCGTGAGCAGCGAGCCGACAACCACCATCAAGGCGACCGGTCGTGCCACACCCCCGGCGAGACCGCCCGGCAGAGCCTTGAACAGACCCGGGACCAGCTTGAGCACTGCGATCAGCAGCACGATCACGCTCACACCGAGGCCAACCCAGCCGAGCCACGCCGGAAAGTTCTCGCTAACCACATCAGGTCGGACCGCAGACAGCAGGCTGAAGTAGGCCAGACCAGCCAGCGCCGTGACACCAATGCCTGTCACCAGGGCCAGCATCACCCGGCCGGGTGTAACCCAACGGGTGTCATCAACAGCGGACTCCTCGGCGGTCTCCTGCGGCTGCTTGGAGACCTTCTTCGGCAGGTCTTCCGCCTCCTCGTCATCGGCGACGACAAGGTTGTCGAGCACCCAAGTCACCAGCATGAACAGCAACGCGGCCGGGATCAGCATGAGCATGCCGACAAATACGTGGAAATCGCCGGTGGCCATATCCTTGTTGTAGATATAGAGCACCCCGATGATCGATACCCGGCCGACGTTGACCAGCACCGCGATCGGGAGCGTCAGGCTCACCAGCGTGATCCGCTGCCACCACCGGAGATTCTGAATAAACGCAAAGGCTACGCCCAAAGCGATGAAGGCCATCAGCATCCGCAGCCCGGAGCACGCTTCCGCGACGTTGATGCCCTCGGTCACGAGCTGGCCGGCGGCGTTGGTAAAGGTCAGGTCGATGGTGATCCCACGGTTCGTCACCGAGGCGAGATTCCTGTCAAAGACCGACCAGCACTCAAGCACCACGGCCGACGAGTTGGCGGCGATGTTCTGGAGAAAGTTGGCGATCTTTTCCCACAGCGCATCCGAGACCTTGACGGCAAAGACCAGATAAGCCACAGGGAACCACAGCCAACGCATCGCCGATGGCCCCATGATGAACCAGACCAGGCCGAACATCGCCAGGATCATCGAGTAGCCCTGAGCCATGTCGTTCCGCACCGGGTAGATGCCCAGCCCGTACCCGACAAAGCCCGCCAGCATGATCAAAAGCCCAACCGGGCTTACCCGCGGGATCGCCTGGCGGATGTGATCCTGATGGATGCGGATGTAGTAAAGAGCAATCAACGGCACGATCAAAGCGTGCGACCAGTCCGAATCCGTGGTGGCGAAGATCCAGGTTCGCCGGAGAAATACCCAGTGCAGCAGGCCGAACAGCAGCACCACCGCCGCCACCAGCCCCCAACTCAGGGGCGAAAGAAGCGGTCCTGAGCGTTGTTCGCTCAGGGGTCTGGATAAGTTGGCCGTCGTCATAGTCTCTGCACCATCAGCCGATCCGGCGGCATGCCGGTCTTGCGAACTCGATATCGACGAAAAAGGCCCCTCGCTGAGCCGGGTCTGGGCTGTACGTCCTGAGCCCATCGGGAGTTCGCCGATCCATCGGCTGATGACGCACAACCGGTGTACGCCATAGAAAAGCCATCACGCGTGATGGCTCAAGATAGCAAAGATGGGCACCCCGGGGGAGTTAACCCTCTTGAGAGGGGGTGAGGTCAGTTGTTGTTCTGTCGCGGCCCGAAGACGTTCTCGTCGAAGTTCCGGTCGAGGATGAAGCCGAAGCCGTAGCTCATCCGGAAGCCGTTGCGAAAGACCGCGAGCGGGGAGGCAATGAAGTTGGTGCCGATATTGATCGTGTCGTTGGGCTTGAGATAGATATCGGGCTCTGTCATGTCGAAGATGGCCCGGAGGTTCAGGCGGATCGATGCCTCCTGGTTGTCACTCACCCTGCGGACCAGGTCCACACGCTCGGGGATGGCGATGGCCGAGAGGTTGCCCGCGGAGGCGATGAGCTGCTTGAGCGTCAGGTCGCGTTCGCCGGGGATCTGGTAAGCACCAGGCCGGTTGATGGCCCCGCCGATGTAGACGAACCCGCCGCTGGACTCGGGCACGCGGATCACGTCGCCGGGGCGGATCACGATGTTGTAGCGCATGTCGCCCTGGAGCAGCCCATCGCGGTAGGGGATCTCGATGATCCGCTGGGTGATCATCCGTCCGAGTGGGTCGTCGGCCTCAGGCGTTTCCTCGCCTGGGAGCGAGACCGGGGCGTTGGGGCGTCCGGCACGGACCCAGCGGCCATTGACGTAGATCCATTGGGCACCGCCCTCTTCGGGATCGAGCCCGCGTTCCAGGGCGGAGGGGGCGGCGCTGGTCGAAGGGGTTTCGCCAAGGCCCAGATCGCCTAGGGGGTCGGCGTCGGGGCTCATCCCGCTGGCACTCGGCTCCTCGCCAAGGCCCTCGAAGAGGTCATCAATCAGTTCGCGTGATTGTTCCGGAGCCGGTTCCTCGGGGAGTCCCAGGTCCTGCTGGAACATGCCCTCTGATTCAGGCGTCAGGCGTGCCTGGCGGAGGATCTGGATGCGCTTGGTCCGACCCGGGACGCCGCGGGCCAGGGCCAGGGCGTCCATCAGGCGGAACTCGGGCTTGGGAATAACGTAGGTGCCGATGGCCACG
This Phycisphaeraceae bacterium DNA region includes the following protein-coding sequences:
- a CDS encoding exosortase/archaeosortase family protein — its product is MTTANLSRPLSEQRSGPLLSPLSWGLVAAVVLLFGLLHWVFLRRTWIFATTDSDWSHALIVPLIALYYIRIHQDHIRQAIPRVSPVGLLIMLAGFVGYGLGIYPVRNDMAQGYSMILAMFGLVWFIMGPSAMRWLWFPVAYLVFAVKVSDALWEKIANFLQNIAANSSAVVLECWSVFDRNLASVTNRGITIDLTFTNAAGQLVTEGINVAEACSGLRMLMAFIALGVAFAFIQNLRWWQRITLVSLTLPIAVLVNVGRVSIIGVLYIYNKDMATGDFHVFVGMLMLIPAALLFMLVTWVLDNLVVADDEEAEDLPKKVSKQPQETAEESAVDDTRWVTPGRVMLALVTGIGVTALAGLAYFSLLSAVRPDVVSENFPAWLGWVGLGVSVIVLLIAVLKLVPGLFKALPGGLAGGVARPVALMVVVGSLLTATAGLNQAVAFTRTVLFKEAVPLRSPITAIPFEIGPWKLIDDQRLPKDVVDELGTEQYISRMYVNTEMHSADGVNFKNERELGMYLNDAPIGSIVRFHVAYYTGTADTVPHVPERCFIAGGLVARGGDYPVMNLDSSRLTEDTQHGGYFASLPDGEQVRIPKSQIEMRQFIYGSESDPTRDMHVMYVFAANGDFAARAEEIRILAFDPRDRYSYYCKIEIQPLGVSDSAKAIEVVENALNDMLPEVMAALPDWVEVSEGRWPLKSD
- a CDS encoding polysaccharide biosynthesis/export family protein, whose amino-acid sequence is MSIKQRQSRKRTTVGGLIQSTLVVAMAIGMIGCELDSYFDPSVVGRWENTPGEAPILDRLDIIESRDNQALPVTQVQPSDLVPDVQEYVMGSGDLVTVTVFELIVPGVESVQTRRIDETGTVRLQVVGPIKVSGMTPSQLERTIIDQLEDKGILRDATVSVIIQESRQNTFTVYGEPTLGGVAIGTYVIPKPEFRLMDALALARGVPGRTKRIQILRQARLTPESEGMFQQDLGLPEEPAPEQSRELIDDLFEGLGEEPSASGMSPDADPLGDLGLGETPSTSAAPSALERGLDPEEGGAQWIYVNGRWVRAGRPNAPVSLPGEETPEADDPLGRMITQRIIEIPYRDGLLQGDMRYNIVIRPGDVIRVPESSGGFVYIGGAINRPGAYQIPGERDLTLKQLIASAGNLSAIAIPERVDLVRRVSDNQEASIRLNLRAIFDMTEPDIYLKPNDTINIGTNFIASPLAVFRNGFRMSYGFGFILDRNFDENVFGPRQNNN